Genomic segment of Paenibacillus sp. FSL R5-0912:
GGGATTCTTGCGGGCTTCTACGGCAAATGGATCGATATGCTGATATCCCGCATGTTCGATATTCTGCTGGCCTTTCCGAGTATTCTGCTGGCCATTGCAATCGTAGCCATTCTCGGGCCTTCGCTGCAGAATGCGCTGTATGCCATCGCCATTGTTAATATTCCTACGTATGGCCGGCTGGTACGGGCCAAGGTGCTCTCCCTGAGATCGGAGGAGTACATAACGGCGGCCCGCGCAATCGGAATGACGAACAACCGCATTCTGCTGACCCATATTCTGCCTAACAGCTTAACGCCGATTATCGTGCAAGGGACACTTGGCATCGCTACCGCGATCATTGAGGCCGCTGCGCTTGGCTTCCTTGGACTCGGCGCACAGCCGCCCGATCCGGAATGGGGCAAGATGCTCTCGGATTCACGGCAATTCATCCAGAAGGCACCCTGGACGGTTATTTTTCCGGGGTTGTCCATTATGCTGACCGTGCTTGGCTTCAACCTGGTAGGGGACGGCCTGCGCGATGTGCTTGACCCGCGGATGAAGAATTAACTTCTGTTCACTGATAGCCCTGCAGGCCTTTGGCTTGTAAGGGCTATTTTTTCAGAGTAGCAATACATAAAGCTGGAATTATCACTTATTCATATCAATAATAACTAAATATAATTAAACATAATCAAAACGTATAGAAAAACCAAAAAAGATGTGATAGAATAGCACCAAAATATATAAGATACATATACGGGAGGAATGGAAATGTTCAAGAAGCTGGGGGTAGTGTTAGTGGCGGGATTGGTAGCGGCGGGATTGTCTGCTGCACCTGGTGAACAGGCACAGGCAGCTAAGAAAACTGAAATTATTGTATCTGCGGCAGCTAGCCTGCAGGATAGTCTTGACAAGATTGCCGCGACTTACGAGAAGCAGCATCCTGGTATTGATCTTATTTTCAACTACGGTGCTTCCGGTACGCTGCAAAAGCAGATTGAACAGGGCGCTCCGGCTGATCTGTTCTTCTCTGCAGGAGACAAACAGATGACTGCCCTGGTAGATGGCGGGCTCATCAGTGATCATACCGGGCTGCTCAAGAATCAGCTGGTCCTCGTGGTGCCTTCTGATTCGAAGACTTCCATTACTACTATCACCCAGCTTACCGATAAAGCCTTCAAGAAGGTGGCTGTCGGCCAGCCGGAATCCGTGCCGGCCGGGCAATATGCGCAGCAGTCATTGACGGCTAAGAAGGTATGGGATACGCTGCAGAGCAAGCTGGTCTTTGCCAAGGATGTCCGTCAGGTATTGTCTTATGTGGAGACGGGAAATGCAGATGCCGGCTTCGTCT
This window contains:
- the modA gene encoding molybdate ABC transporter substrate-binding protein, with protein sequence MFKKLGVVLVAGLVAAGLSAAPGEQAQAAKKTEIIVSAAASLQDSLDKIAATYEKQHPGIDLIFNYGASGTLQKQIEQGAPADLFFSAGDKQMTALVDGGLISDHTGLLKNQLVLVVPSDSKTSITTITQLTDKAFKKVAVGQPESVPAGQYAQQSLTAKKVWDTLQSKLVFAKDVRQVLSYVETGNADAGFVYKTDALTSNKVKIALTVGGHVHKAINYPVGIVKESPHQAEAKAFYEYVQTTTADAVFTSYGFQLAQ
- the nikC gene encoding nickel transporter permease; the protein is MGQASIQVTPPAVPADKVSGPWRDAWKAFRKNKTAMLGLGIIVFFVLIALLAPVIAPYGFKEQELVNRLKAPSADHWFGTDDLGRDMFTRILYGARISLWVGFFSVIGSIVVGTFLGILAGFYGKWIDMLISRMFDILLAFPSILLAIAIVAILGPSLQNALYAIAIVNIPTYGRLVRAKVLSLRSEEYITAARAIGMTNNRILLTHILPNSLTPIIVQGTLGIATAIIEAAALGFLGLGAQPPDPEWGKMLSDSRQFIQKAPWTVIFPGLSIMLTVLGFNLVGDGLRDVLDPRMKN